A window of Aequoribacter fuscus genomic DNA:
ACCTGTAACTCCCCATTACTGCTGGGCTGCAAACGAGCAATGGGCAAACCTTCAGCCTGACTCGCCTGGTTAATCAAGTTCATCAAGGTGGTTTTAGGTCCTGCGGCGCTGTCTTTACCTCGTAGGCCATTGATCTCGGCAACCATCGCGTTGACTCGTTGCTTAACCTCCAGTGCTCGCGCGTTTTGCTGAAGTGCCTCGTCTCTGGCGTCTGCGAGGGGACCCAATACGCCCATGAGCAGGCTGTAACACAGCACAAAGACGCCAAGCACAGCCAAACTGAGCTGTTCACTTTGTGTTCGAGCTAAAAACCATGCTTTCATTATTGCCCCCCCACGCGCAGTCGAGCACGTACCTGGTCACCCTGGGCACTAGAATTTTCCAATTCGACC
This region includes:
- the gspM gene encoding type II secretion system protein GspM, producing MKAWFLARTQSEQLSLAVLGVFVLCYSLLMGVLGPLADARDEALQQNARALEVKQRVNAMVAEINGLRGKDSAAGPKTTLMNLINQASQAEGLPIARLQPSSNGELQVRFEGVVFNDVAQFLHALEIEQGVIVREVNLSQSDVGMVAATIRLAQGG